ATATGTTTTTGATATCATTATTGCTGGCATTGGGGGTAACAGTCTTTTCGCACCTGATTATTAAAATTCTTTATGGTAACGCTTATACAGAATCTGCCGGTATTTTGATAATTCACGTTTGGTCGTTAGTGGGTACTTTTATGGGGGTATCTGGTTCGAACTTCCTTGTTGTGGAGGGATTGCAAAAATATAGTTTGTACAGAACTATTATCGGACTGATTGTAAACGTGTCTTTAAACATCGTACTGATTCCTGTCATAGGTGGTTATGGTGCGGCGCTGGCAACCATGGTCTCACAAATTGTGGTAGCTTATTTGGCTCCCTTTTTCTTTAAGCCTACCAGGGAATTATCGACGATCACTATCCGTTCTTTTTTATATCCGGTTACAATGCTTATGAAACTGAAAGAATTTCAGAAGCATAATAAAACAGCAAAATGAGAGAAAATTGGATTACCAGGCTGGCTTCCATAAACATAATAACTATATGCTATTTTTTATAGATTTGCATCGATCTTATACATCCTACCAGGCTCATATGTAAAATCCTGAATTTGTAACCTATCTGGCAGGTTATCGTTAAAGAGTTGAAGAAAATAATGCTATGGCAATACAAAATGAGCAATCCGGCTCCAATGCGAGAGAAGAAGTTTCACTAAAACAACTAATCCTTAAGATAAGTGTATGGTATCGCTACTTACTGGGTAAGTGGCTTATTATTGGGATCATTGCCTTATTAGGAGCGGCGTTAGGGTTTTTGTATGGCATGTTTGAAAAACCTAAATATGCAGGTGAACTTACTTTTGTGTTGGAGGATGGTTCTAAATCCGGTGGATTATCCTCATATGCTGGTATCGCCAGTCAATTAGGGGTCAATTTGGGCGGTGGAGGATCTGTAGGTGTATTTTCCTCTGATAATATCCTGGAATTTCTGAAAACCAGGCTGATGGTAGAAAAAGCGTTATTATCTCCTGTGGATGTTAATGGAAAGGTCATCAGCCTCGCTGATTTCTATATAGATATATCCGGCATGCGGGAAAAATGGAAGAAAGACCCGAAGAACCAGGGCAAGGACTATCATTTCCCTCCCGGTAATGATCAAAGAGCAAAGTTTAGCCGCGAAGAAGACAGTGTGCTTGCTTCAATATATAGTCAAATTGTAAATAAGGAACTTTCAGTAAATAAACCTGATAAAAAGACATCATTTATCAGTGTAAAAACAACTTCTACCAACGAATTTTTTGCTCAGATTTTCACCGAACGCCTGGTGAAGGTGGCTACTGATTTTTATATTGCTACAAAGACACAGCGGTCTACAAACAGTGTGAATATTTTACAGGCCAAGGCGGATTCCATTTTAAAGCTGATGAATGAAAAAACCTATTCGGCAGCTATCAACCGTGACTTGAATCAGAATCCAGTCAGGCAGATTGCAACCGTCAATTCCGAATTGGTAACCCGTGATAAGACTGTACTACAAACAATATATGCTACAGTGGTACAAAACCTGGAGCTGAGCAAAATGTCAATGGCACAGGAGATGCCTATCATTCAGATTGTCGATAGGCCTATTATGCCACTGAAAAGGGAAGGCGTTCGTAAACTAACTGCCACTATTATCGGTGCTTTTATTGCTGGTTTTCTAGCCGCTATATTTCTCATTATAAGGAAGATGATCAAAGAAGTCATGGCCTGAGATCTTCCGTATTAAAATGTTTGACATGCCATATCCTACACAAATTATATCTGTCATTACTGTTGTTTACAATGGTGCAGCTACCCTGGAAGAGACAATTCAGAGCGTATTAGGACAAAGCTGGCCCAATGTGGAATACATCATTATTGATGGCAACTCTATTGATGGCACGCAGGCCATCATCGAAAAGTATAAACCTCAACTGGCTTACTATATCAGCGAGAAAGACAAGGGTATCTATGACGCTATGAATAAAGGTCTGGCGAAGGCTAAAGGAGATTATTGCATTTTTATGGGTGCAGATGATGTACTGTTACCTAACGTACTGGAGCAAATTGTACCCTTGTTGAAAGATAAAGATACCGTTTACTATGGCGACATCATAGTTAAGGGAACGGAAAGGCGCTATGATGGCGCTTTCTCAAAGTTTAAGTTATGTTTTAAAAACATCTGTCACCAATGCATTTTTTATCCCAGAAGTGCCTATTCCAAATTAAATTATGATCTGCAATACCGGCTATGGGCAGATTGGGTATATAATATAATACTATGGGGGGAACGCAAGGTGCCATATGTCTACATAGGCCGGGATATTTCTATATTCAACGATGGCGGTGTTGGCTCCCTGTCAAGGGACAAAGTGTTTGATGCGAATCGGAAGCTACTGATCCAACAGCATTTTGGTTCATTTATGAATAGTGTAGTTTCACTGAAAAACCTGCTAAGCAAGGTGAAGGCAAAGTTAATACGATAACTCAATGGACGGAAAACGCAATATATTATTTGTTTGCAGGCGGCTCAATATTGCAGGCGGAAAGGAAAGGGTACTTGTAAACACCGCTTCTTTTCTGGCTGACAGTTTTCAGGTAGGAATCTTACAGCTCACACAAGCAGATTCTTTTTACCCTGTAGGAACTGGAGTGGACATGTATCATATTGAGGCATCGAATGCCTTTGGCAAGCGTTCCATTGCAGCTAAGTTGAGAGGATTTATTCAGGATATAAAAATATTACGGAGGTTCATGCAGGATCATTCTACTGATGTGGTGATCAGCGTAGATTATTTTGTAAGCTGGATGTTTGTTTTGGGTACACTCTTTAGCAAGCGACCTTACCTGCTGATAGGTTGGGAACACATCGGCTACAATAATCCATGGGTGCAGGGCCTGGGAAGAAAACTAAAAAATTATATACTGAAGCAATTGGATCACCTGGTAGTTCTCACCCGTCACGATGCAGATATATACAACAAGATGGGCATACCCGTGACAACCATACCCAATGCAAAATCATTTGAAAGTATTGTCAAAAGTAATTTGGAACAAAAGCGCATCCTCACAATAGGACGTTTGTCTCCCCAAAAAGGGATAGATTATTTGTTGGACCTGATCGTAGTACTGAAAGACAGGCTGCATGGATGGAAGTTCATATTGGTGGCGCAGGACGATTTGTTTACTGTAGATGAATTGAAACAGTGGATCGCTGAAAAACAGATTGGACACCTGATAGACTTATATCCGCCTACCAGTAAAATTGTAGACTACTATCTGCAGAGTAGTATATACCTTATGACATCCCGTAATGAAGGATTACCAATGGTACTTATAGAAGCTATGGAGTGCGGATTACCCTGTGTAAGCTTTGATTGTGAAACAGGACCAGCAGATATTATTCAGGATGGAGTGAGTGGTAAACTAGTACCTACCTTCAATTTGGAACGAATGGCAGATAGTGTGTTGGCATTGACGGATGATGCTACAAGAAAGATGATGGGAGTGAATGCTGCTGCTTCAGTAGAAAAGTTCTCATTGGAAAGAATAAGTAAGCAATGGCAGGGATTTCTAAATGCGACTAAAAAGAAGGCAGAATGCTGATATATGTTATCATATTTTTGATCATAGCAGCTTCTTCTTTTGTAGAGGTAGTGGTGAAGGAAGAGTCAATTAAGAAAATGCTGTTCAGATTTAACATGCTCGTGCTGATTCTTTTTGCATCACTTAGGTGGACTACCGGTACTGACTGGTATTCCTACCTCGAATATTTTAACGACCTGGATAACTACAGAGAATTTGAAAGTGGATATGTGATGCTCAATGAAGCCTTCCGCTTCTTTTCAGATAATTATACAGCTTTTCTCATCATAGATATTTCTCTGGCAAGTGCGTTTATATGGTATGTGTTGGAAAAATATAGTACTTACCCCAACACATCTTTACTACTATTTTACAGCTATTATTACCTCATTAATTATTTCGGATCCAACCGCCGTATCATTGCCATAGGATTGATTTTGATGGCGGGTATGCTTATTGTAAACCGACGATTTTGGCTTGGAAGTATTTTGATATTACTGGCAGCTACATTTCACGTGACTAGTTGCCTGTTCTTTATGGTCTTTCTCATTCCAAGAAAGCATCTGAAAACTCCTTTATTAATATCAATTTATATAGCCTGTTTTCTGATTTCAAACCTTGGGTTGTTACAGTTTATGATCACAAAAGTGTTGGGGATGATTTTCGCAGATAACCCTATTGTGGAAAGAGCTGTAACGTATACCCTGAACTCGGAGAATTATCAGCAAAGTTTCCTCGTAAACATGCTGGGTATTGCCAAGCGTTCGCTGTTATTTTTCTTATTCCTGTTTTTCAGAGACAGGATCAAAGATGAAGATAAAACAGGACATTTTTCTTACCTGTTCAATATCTACTTTTTCTCAATCTGCTTCTATATTCTGGTGAATAATCAGATTGACCTGTTAAAGGTGATCTCTATCTATTTCAGTATTTTTGAACTGGTATTGATCCCATATTTCCTCTTATTATTTATGAAATTAAAGGAAAGGATTCTGGTGAATCTCTTCCTTGTAGCATATATAGGTTTTCAGTTTTATTCAGCCATTTTCCTGAATCAATATTCAAATCTATATATGCCATATTATAGTATTTTCTCCGGTCAGGAACGAAGTACCAGCGATTATGAATAAGCAATTGAATGTTTTAGTGGTTAGTGGTTCATATCCCCCGGACATCTGTGGGGTTGGTGATTATGTAGGCAAACTTTTTACCACACTGCAATCACAGGGTGGTATCGTTTTCTCCCTGTATCATAGTCGTAACTGGAAATTGAAATCACTGTTCAGGCATATCAAAAATATCCGATCAGCAAAGGCTGATATTATACATATGCAATATCCTACTGAAGGATATGGTTATAGTATGTTGCCTCAGCTGATAGCCTTGTTGTTTAGAAGAAGAACAATATTGACATTGCATGAATTGTCTAACAGAAACCCATTTGGGAAACTGGCTACCATACTTTTTTTGTTCATCTCCCGTAAGATTATTTTTACGATAGAAGAAGAACAGGCGTATGCAGCTAAAATCTGTCCATGGATCAGGAAGAAGTCAGAGGTGATCAATATCGGGAGTAATATACCTTGTGTGAATGCAGGTGTAGAAAAGCGATTTGAGATAGTTTACTTTGGGCATATCCGGCCGGTAAAAGGGATTGAGAAAGTAATTGAGCAGGCGGCAAAGGCAAAAGAACAGCACTTACCCTGGCGGTTTCTCATAGTAGGGCAGACTTTATCGAGATTTGAAGACTACTATCAACAATTAAGAGCCGGTGCAAAAGATCTGAATATCACCTGGGTCACAAATGTAGATGATCAGGAAGTAAGCATCTTATTGCAATCTTCTGCTACCGCTTACTTCCCTTATCCGGATGGAGTAAGCCTGAGAAGGGGAACCTTCTTTGCAGCACTGGTCAATGGTACTCCAATTATTACTACAAAAGGAGATAAAACACCTTTGAAATTTGAAGAGTTGTGCTATCTGGTAGATAATGATACGGAGGTCATACCTGCTATAATGGATATTCTAAGTGGAAGTGAAACTTCGTTATCGAAGCTGGATCGTAGCAGCGTTTATGCGAAGCAGTTTGACTGGGTACATATTGCAGAGCAGCATATTCGTGTATTTAAAGCATTTAAGAAGTGAAGAAGATAGCGCTGAACCTGTTGCCTTTTACAGAACGTTTGACCGGCACAGGGTTTTACACCAAACGGCTGATTGCTGAGTTACAGCAACTACCTGCTGAATATGAATTTGAATTGCACGTTTATAACCTGGACAATGCTAATGATGTCTTTGCAATTAGTGACCCTGCCTTCAAGGTGGTGTCACATCACTTCATTCGCAACAGAATGGGGCGCATCTTTTATGAGCAATGCATATTCCCATTTAAAATAAAGGCAGATATACTGGTATCTACGTCGGTCGTATTGCCCTTGTTATTACCTCACCATATCAAAAAAGTGTCAGTAATTCATGACCTGATCCCTTTTATTTTTAAACAGAAATATGGTTTGATACAGGGAGCATATGTAAAGCTGTTTACTAAGTGGAGTGCAAGAATGGCTGATATTGTGATAACCATTTCAGAGAACTCTCAGAAAGATATTATCCAAAGGCTAGGTGTGGCGGCTTCCCGGATTAGAATTGTATACAATTTTGTGCCGGAAGAAAATGAGAAGACACCTGCGACAATACCTACTATCACCGGACCTTTTATCATTACAGTATCCACTATACAGCCGGGCAAGAACCTCATTCGGTTGTTTGAAGCATTTCAACCTATTGCTCAGGAAAAAGGGTTGAAGCTGGTTGTAGTAGGAGGAAAGGGCTGGAAATATGACAATATCTTTGCAAAAGTGAATGAACTGAACCTCAGTGAACATATAATTTTCACTGGTTATGTAAGTGATGAGCAACTGAGAGGTTATTACCAGCATGCGTTGGGCCTGGTATATGTAAGCCTGTATGAAGGATTTGGTATTCCACCACTGGAAGCGATGATCCGTAAATGCCCGGTAGTCGTATCTAACAATTCTTCTTTGCCGGAAGTGGTCGGAAAAGCAGGCATTTATGTCAATCCGGAGAGTGTAGAAAATATCAGGGAGGGTATACTGCAATTATTTGACGAGGCTGTTGTAAATGAGAAGAAGCAGTATATGGCAGCAGAGGTGGCAAAATTTGATAGACAACGTGAGGCGGAAAAGTTTTTAAAAATCATGAAAGCACTGTAGCTATTGCATGTAATTTATATTCGTATATGATGGATTTTTCAGTATTAATGTCTGTGTACAGGAATGATGATGTGGAGGCTCTTAGGGCCAGTGTGGAGAGCTTATTGAAACAGGAACGCAGGCCTTCGGAAATTGTGATCGTATTGGACGGACCTGTGCCAGAAGACATTACAAAGCTGCTTAATTCTTATAAGGAGCAATACAGCCCGCTCTTTAACCTGGTACCCTTACCAGTGAATGTTGGTTTAGGAAAAGCGTTGAGTATCGGGTTGGAGCATTGTAATCACGAGCTTATCGCAAGAATGGATGCAGATGATATATCCAAACCGGCACGTTTTGCAAAGCAGGTAGGATTTATGGAGCGACACCAGGAGGTAGATCTGGTGGGTAGCTGGATTGAAGAATTTATTGGTGTTACTGACAATGTGGTATCTCTGCGCAAGGTGCCGGAAACTTATGAGGAGATTGTGAAATTTGCAAAGGTCAGGTCTCCTTTTAACCATCCAACGGTAGTTTTTAGAAAGGAGGCTATCCGGGAGGTGGGGGGATACCATGATTATGGTACATTTGAAGATTACCATCTATGGTCCAGACTGATCGTTAACAACAAAAAATGTCATAACCTTCAGGAAGGGCTGCTTTTTTTTCGCACTACCCGCAACTTATATAAGAGGCGGGGAGGCTGGAAAAAGGCGGTGGCAGAATGGAAGCTGCAATGTTACTTTCTTTCCATAGGCTTTATAAGCAGAACGCAGTTCCTTCGCAATGTTGCGTCAAGAGGCCTTGCAAGGCTAGTACCCAATTTTGTTCGTGCAATGCTCTACAAAGTAGTATTAAGTAGTAAAAAGGTGTAAAAACATATAAAACCGAATTAATGAAAATAGCACTTATCACAGGCATTACGGGCCAGGATGGAGCTTATCTGACAGAGTTTCTTTTGAAGAAGGGATATTTTGTACATGGCATAAAACGCCGTAGCTCATTATTTAACACTGACCGTATTGATCATCTCTATCAGGATCCCCATGAACAAAAGGTGAATTTTCAGCTTCACTACGGTGACCTGACAGATTCAACTAACCTCATTCGTATCATCCAACAAACACAACCTGATGAGATTTACAACCTGGGTGCAATGAGTCATGTGCAGGTTAGTTTTGAAACACCGGAGTATACTGCAAATGCTGATGGTATAGGGGTGTTACGTATTCTTGAAGCAGTACGCCTGTTGGGTCTGACTAAGAAAACAAGAATCTATCAGGCATCTACA
This window of the Chitinophaga sancti genome carries:
- a CDS encoding glycosyltransferase family 2 protein; the protein is MPYPTQIISVITVVYNGAATLEETIQSVLGQSWPNVEYIIIDGNSIDGTQAIIEKYKPQLAYYISEKDKGIYDAMNKGLAKAKGDYCIFMGADDVLLPNVLEQIVPLLKDKDTVYYGDIIVKGTERRYDGAFSKFKLCFKNICHQCIFYPRSAYSKLNYDLQYRLWADWVYNIILWGERKVPYVYIGRDISIFNDGGVGSLSRDKVFDANRKLLIQQHFGSFMNSVVSLKNLLSKVKAKLIR
- a CDS encoding glycosyltransferase, whose amino-acid sequence is MMDFSVLMSVYRNDDVEALRASVESLLKQERRPSEIVIVLDGPVPEDITKLLNSYKEQYSPLFNLVPLPVNVGLGKALSIGLEHCNHELIARMDADDISKPARFAKQVGFMERHQEVDLVGSWIEEFIGVTDNVVSLRKVPETYEEIVKFAKVRSPFNHPTVVFRKEAIREVGGYHDYGTFEDYHLWSRLIVNNKKCHNLQEGLLFFRTTRNLYKRRGGWKKAVAEWKLQCYFLSIGFISRTQFLRNVASRGLARLVPNFVRAMLYKVVLSSKKV
- a CDS encoding glycosyltransferase, which encodes MNKQLNVLVVSGSYPPDICGVGDYVGKLFTTLQSQGGIVFSLYHSRNWKLKSLFRHIKNIRSAKADIIHMQYPTEGYGYSMLPQLIALLFRRRTILTLHELSNRNPFGKLATILFLFISRKIIFTIEEEQAYAAKICPWIRKKSEVINIGSNIPCVNAGVEKRFEIVYFGHIRPVKGIEKVIEQAAKAKEQHLPWRFLIVGQTLSRFEDYYQQLRAGAKDLNITWVTNVDDQEVSILLQSSATAYFPYPDGVSLRRGTFFAALVNGTPIITTKGDKTPLKFEELCYLVDNDTEVIPAIMDILSGSETSLSKLDRSSVYAKQFDWVHIAEQHIRVFKAFKK
- a CDS encoding glycosyltransferase family 4 protein, which encodes MDGKRNILFVCRRLNIAGGKERVLVNTASFLADSFQVGILQLTQADSFYPVGTGVDMYHIEASNAFGKRSIAAKLRGFIQDIKILRRFMQDHSTDVVISVDYFVSWMFVLGTLFSKRPYLLIGWEHIGYNNPWVQGLGRKLKNYILKQLDHLVVLTRHDADIYNKMGIPVTTIPNAKSFESIVKSNLEQKRILTIGRLSPQKGIDYLLDLIVVLKDRLHGWKFILVAQDDLFTVDELKQWIAEKQIGHLIDLYPPTSKIVDYYLQSSIYLMTSRNEGLPMVLIEAMECGLPCVSFDCETGPADIIQDGVSGKLVPTFNLERMADSVLALTDDATRKMMGVNAAASVEKFSLERISKQWQGFLNATKKKAEC
- a CDS encoding glycosyltransferase family 4 protein — its product is MKKIALNLLPFTERLTGTGFYTKRLIAELQQLPAEYEFELHVYNLDNANDVFAISDPAFKVVSHHFIRNRMGRIFYEQCIFPFKIKADILVSTSVVLPLLLPHHIKKVSVIHDLIPFIFKQKYGLIQGAYVKLFTKWSARMADIVITISENSQKDIIQRLGVAASRIRIVYNFVPEENEKTPATIPTITGPFIITVSTIQPGKNLIRLFEAFQPIAQEKGLKLVVVGGKGWKYDNIFAKVNELNLSEHIIFTGYVSDEQLRGYYQHALGLVYVSLYEGFGIPPLEAMIRKCPVVVSNNSSLPEVVGKAGIYVNPESVENIREGILQLFDEAVVNEKKQYMAAEVAKFDRQREAEKFLKIMKAL
- a CDS encoding EpsG family protein, with protein sequence MLIYVIIFLIIAASSFVEVVVKEESIKKMLFRFNMLVLILFASLRWTTGTDWYSYLEYFNDLDNYREFESGYVMLNEAFRFFSDNYTAFLIIDISLASAFIWYVLEKYSTYPNTSLLLFYSYYYLINYFGSNRRIIAIGLILMAGMLIVNRRFWLGSILILLAATFHVTSCLFFMVFLIPRKHLKTPLLISIYIACFLISNLGLLQFMITKVLGMIFADNPIVERAVTYTLNSENYQQSFLVNMLGIAKRSLLFFLFLFFRDRIKDEDKTGHFSYLFNIYFFSICFYILVNNQIDLLKVISIYFSIFELVLIPYFLLLFMKLKERILVNLFLVAYIGFQFYSAIFLNQYSNLYMPYYSIFSGQERSTSDYE